In Alteracholeplasma palmae J233, a single genomic region encodes these proteins:
- the glmS gene encoding glutamine--fructose-6-phosphate transaminase (isomerizing) has translation MCGIVGYIGTNNARDIIIHGLERLEYRGYDSAGLAILNKDNLFDIYKDVGRVSVLSKSTNKILSNIGIGHTRWATHGKVTTLNAHPHKSPSGRFMIVHNGVIENFSQLKEQYLKGHTFLSETDTEVIAHLIEGFATYMEVENAILTTLKLLHGSYALLILDTQNPDKLYAAKDKPPLLVGKNTQGFTISSDVLALAGYATEYHVIEDKTFVVTTKNGIKFYNYDHEELDIKFKPLNIDVAAAEKGNYDHFMLKEINEQPGVIRNIISKYFNNYEINLNPSLIKSINNSSRIYILAAGTSMHAGLVGKRLLEQLTNKPVEVHIASEFAYYRPILDTNPFFILISQSGETADLRACLTYLRSNKYKTLTITNVITSTLAREADYALEIYAGPEIAVASTKAYIAQISVLAILAYELSAKDFDLKLELSKVAQAIENFLADTENLQALVSKYFKKEHAFYIGRGIDYATALEAALKLKEISYIHTEGFAAGELKHGTIALIEDGTPVIALISDETINLNTRSNLHEVKSRGAIPIIVTLESLKQKGDDIILDDVHPLLTPLVMVVPTQLISYYAALNLGFDIDKPRNLAKSVTVE, from the coding sequence ATGTGCGGAATTGTAGGATACATAGGAACAAATAACGCAAGAGATATCATTATTCATGGATTAGAACGTTTAGAATATAGAGGTTATGATTCAGCTGGACTTGCTATTTTAAACAAAGATAATCTATTTGATATCTATAAAGATGTAGGAAGAGTATCAGTACTTTCTAAATCAACAAATAAAATATTATCTAACATAGGCATTGGACATACTAGATGGGCAACACACGGTAAAGTAACAACCCTTAATGCACACCCTCATAAATCACCTTCAGGTAGATTTATGATTGTACATAATGGTGTTATAGAAAACTTTTCACAACTTAAAGAACAATACTTAAAAGGACATACCTTCTTAAGTGAAACAGATACTGAAGTCATAGCTCATTTAATAGAAGGATTTGCTACTTACATGGAAGTAGAAAATGCTATCTTAACTACTTTAAAACTATTACATGGTTCATATGCTCTTTTAATACTAGATACACAAAATCCAGATAAATTATATGCAGCTAAAGATAAACCACCACTATTAGTAGGTAAAAACACACAAGGGTTTACTATTTCATCAGATGTTTTAGCTCTAGCAGGATACGCAACTGAGTATCATGTCATAGAAGATAAAACATTTGTAGTAACTACTAAAAATGGTATTAAATTCTATAACTATGATCATGAAGAATTAGATATTAAATTTAAACCACTTAACATAGATGTTGCTGCTGCTGAAAAAGGCAACTATGATCATTTCATGTTAAAAGAAATTAATGAACAACCAGGAGTGATTAGAAATATCATTTCTAAATACTTTAATAACTATGAAATTAATCTTAATCCTTCATTAATTAAATCAATTAACAATAGTAGTAGAATCTATATACTTGCTGCTGGAACTTCAATGCACGCAGGCCTTGTAGGTAAACGTTTATTAGAACAACTTACTAATAAACCAGTAGAAGTACATATAGCATCAGAATTTGCATATTATAGACCTATACTAGATACTAATCCATTCTTTATCTTAATCTCACAAAGTGGAGAAACAGCAGACCTAAGAGCATGCCTTACATACTTAAGATCTAATAAATATAAAACTCTAACAATCACAAATGTCATTACATCAACCCTTGCTAGAGAAGCAGATTATGCATTAGAAATCTATGCAGGACCAGAAATAGCAGTAGCATCCACAAAAGCTTATATTGCTCAAATATCAGTTTTAGCAATATTAGCATATGAACTATCTGCTAAAGACTTTGATCTTAAATTAGAATTATCTAAAGTTGCTCAAGCCATTGAAAACTTCTTAGCAGATACAGAAAATTTACAAGCACTTGTATCTAAGTATTTTAAGAAAGAACACGCCTTTTATATAGGACGTGGTATAGATTATGCAACAGCCCTAGAAGCTGCTTTAAAACTAAAAGAAATCTCTTATATTCATACAGAAGGGTTTGCTGCTGGTGAACTTAAACATGGTACTATTGCCTTAATTGAAGATGGTACACCAGTGATTGCTTTAATCTCTGATGAAACTATTAACCTAAATACTAGATCTAATTTACATGAAGTAAAATCTAGAGGGGCAATCCCAATTATTGTTACACTAGAA
- the wecB gene encoding non-hydrolyzing UDP-N-acetylglucosamine 2-epimerase, producing the protein MKKVLVVFGTRPEAIKMCPLIIELKKRRNLEIVVCVTGQHRQMLDQVLNVFNIIPDYDFSIMKNKQTLFDITCTILEKTKELIEKITPDIVLVHGDTTTTFAAALASFYKNVEVGHVEAGLRTYDINSPFPEEFNRRAVSLISKYHFAPTEQARNNLLNEKINNNIYITGNTAIDALSTTVRKNYVHEHLEWAKGSKLIMITAHRRENLGEPLKQMFRAIKRIILEHPDVKAIYPIHMNPIVRETAREILGNEDRIKIIEPLEVIDFHNFMNHAYLILTDSGGIQEEAPSLGKPVLVMRETTERPEGIKAGTLKLVGTDEDNIYYSFKELLINKKLYAEMAKSSNPYGDGKSSQRIADIIEHGFTDI; encoded by the coding sequence ATGAAAAAAGTATTAGTGGTATTTGGTACAAGACCTGAGGCAATTAAAATGTGCCCACTTATAATAGAACTTAAAAAAAGGAGAAATTTAGAAATTGTTGTTTGTGTTACTGGACAACATAGACAAATGTTGGATCAGGTGCTTAATGTTTTTAATATCATACCGGATTATGATTTTTCTATAATGAAAAATAAGCAAACACTGTTTGATATTACATGTACTATACTTGAAAAGACTAAAGAACTTATTGAAAAAATTACACCAGATATAGTTTTAGTTCATGGGGATACAACTACAACATTTGCAGCTGCATTAGCATCATTCTATAAAAATGTAGAGGTTGGCCATGTTGAAGCAGGGCTAAGGACATATGACATAAATTCACCATTTCCTGAGGAATTTAATAGGCGTGCAGTCAGTCTTATCTCTAAATATCACTTTGCACCAACAGAACAAGCTCGTAACAACTTACTTAATGAAAAAATTAATAATAATATATATATTACCGGAAATACAGCTATTGATGCGTTAAGTACTACAGTTAGAAAAAATTATGTACATGAGCATTTAGAGTGGGCTAAAGGATCAAAATTGATAATGATTACTGCGCATAGAAGAGAGAATTTAGGGGAACCGTTAAAACAAATGTTCAGGGCAATAAAAAGAATAATTTTAGAACACCCAGATGTCAAAGCTATTTATCCTATACACATGAATCCTATAGTTAGAGAAACAGCGAGAGAGATTCTCGGGAATGAAGACCGAATTAAAATTATAGAACCCTTAGAAGTTATTGATTTTCATAATTTTATGAATCATGCGTATTTAATTTTAACTGATAGCGGTGGAATACAAGAAGAGGCTCCTAGCCTAGGAAAACCAGTTCTAGTTATGAGGGAGACAACAGAACGTCCAGAAGGCATAAAAGCAGGAACTTTGAAATTAGTTGGAACAGATGAAGATAATATATACTATTCTTTCAAAGAGTTATTAATAAATAAAAAATTGTATGCTGAAATGGCTAAATCCAGCAATCCATATGGGGATGGAAAATCAAGTCAACGAATTGCAGATATCATAGAACATGGGTTTACTGATATTTAA
- a CDS encoding glycosyltransferase family 32 protein encodes MNIQKIKMIPKIIHYCWFGGNEIDTETLKIIESWKNYCPEYKIILWNEENFDVMSNIYTKQAYENKKWAFITDYVRLFALYNYGGIYMDSDVEVIKNLDIFLKNRAFTGMENNEYSVTGLMASEKGHPWIKDILDEYDGKTLIQENGELDLTPNTILITKITAQKYGWEHKQEIQNLKEGLMIYPFDYFCAKNWKDGKVFVTENTYTIHHFKGSWLTEKQKKNRQKNILLVKIFGKKIGGTISRIGTAISEKGFIGSLKYKFRKRKDKKRK; translated from the coding sequence ATGAATATACAAAAAATTAAAATGATACCTAAAATAATACATTATTGTTGGTTTGGAGGGAATGAAATAGATACAGAAACACTTAAAATTATTGAGTCTTGGAAGAATTACTGCCCTGAATATAAGATAATTTTATGGAATGAAGAAAATTTTGATGTAATGTCTAATATTTATACAAAGCAAGCATACGAAAACAAGAAATGGGCTTTTATCACTGACTATGTAAGATTATTTGCACTGTATAATTATGGGGGAATTTACATGGATTCTGATGTTGAAGTAATCAAGAATCTAGACATTTTTCTCAAAAACAGGGCTTTTACTGGAATGGAAAATAACGAATATTCTGTTACAGGATTAATGGCATCAGAAAAGGGTCATCCGTGGATTAAGGATATATTGGATGAATATGATGGAAAAACTTTGATTCAGGAAAATGGAGAACTAGATTTAACTCCTAATACCATCTTGATTACTAAAATTACAGCGCAAAAATATGGATGGGAACACAAACAGGAGATTCAAAATTTAAAAGAGGGTTTAATGATTTATCCTTTTGATTATTTTTGTGCAAAAAATTGGAAGGATGGCAAAGTATTTGTAACTGAAAATACATATACAATACATCATTTTAAGGGGTCTTGGCTTACTGAAAAACAAAAAAAAAATAGACAAAAAAATATTTTACTAGTAAAAATTTTTGGTAAAAAAATAGGTGGTACTATTTCAAGAATAGGGACTGCAATATCAGAAAAAGGTTTTATTGGATCATTAAAATATAAGTTTAGAAAAAGAAAGGATAAAAAAAGAAAATGA
- a CDS encoding lipopolysaccharide biosynthesis protein — protein sequence MRTKNSMRNVIVSLLGFLLVTVVTLVVRRIFLEQLGVVYLGVNSLLSNVISVLSLAELGFASAFVFSLYKPIAEKNQVAIAGIMNLYKKIYNRIAIFILIIGIAIIPLIYILAGKQESSVISKGNFILYYVLFLINSVSSYFMVYKKSLIIADQKNYITSLTQNFSTMIMIILQIIALYIFKSFFLFLLLQIIKTLAENILISYIARKKYNYLPLYKDEIVDSDTKKSIYSNVYSLLFHRVGGVVITGSISIVITALVNVEKAGIYANYIVITNMLMAICIQIFDTIGSSVGSLASEENREKLVKVFNEVFYINAVLTGVFSVGFYILINDFIVLWLGKEVLLSELSVILICASFYINSMRRSVLTFREALGIFKVDRLRPLIESTFAVLFSIILFNYIQFEGILLGYFLAVLLTSAWVDPYVLYKYGLKEKLIKYIFKYVLYFTIFIAAIFICKETILNIKNVTIVSFVIKGVIVTIITSLLYIILFGFTKESKSIFNRIINMLKRR from the coding sequence ATGAGAACTAAAAATTCAATGAGAAATGTTATAGTTTCTTTGTTAGGTTTTTTACTTGTAACGGTTGTGACACTTGTTGTAAGAAGAATATTTTTGGAACAACTTGGAGTTGTTTACTTAGGAGTTAATAGCCTATTATCAAATGTTATTTCAGTACTATCTTTAGCTGAACTTGGGTTTGCTAGTGCATTTGTTTTTAGTTTGTATAAGCCAATTGCCGAAAAGAATCAAGTTGCTATTGCTGGAATCATGAACTTATATAAAAAAATATATAATAGAATAGCAATTTTTATATTAATTATTGGAATAGCAATAATTCCGCTTATCTATATACTTGCTGGAAAACAAGAGTCAAGCGTAATAAGCAAAGGCAATTTTATTTTATATTATGTTCTTTTTTTGATTAATTCGGTTTCATCATATTTTATGGTATATAAAAAATCACTTATAATTGCGGATCAAAAAAACTATATAACATCGTTAACACAAAATTTTTCAACTATGATTATGATAATTTTGCAAATTATAGCTTTGTATATTTTTAAAAGTTTTTTTCTATTTCTTTTATTACAAATAATTAAAACACTTGCTGAGAATATTTTAATAAGTTATATTGCAAGAAAGAAGTATAATTATTTACCCTTATATAAGGATGAAATCGTAGATAGTGATACTAAAAAAAGTATATATTCGAATGTTTACTCACTGCTATTTCATAGAGTTGGTGGTGTAGTTATTACAGGCTCTATTAGTATAGTTATAACTGCACTTGTGAATGTTGAAAAAGCTGGAATATATGCAAATTATATCGTAATCACGAATATGCTGATGGCGATTTGTATACAAATTTTTGATACGATAGGGTCCAGTGTAGGAAGCCTAGCATCTGAAGAAAATAGAGAAAAATTAGTTAAAGTTTTTAATGAAGTATTTTATATCAATGCTGTTTTGACTGGAGTTTTTTCTGTAGGATTTTACATTTTAATTAATGATTTTATAGTATTATGGCTCGGAAAAGAGGTTTTACTCTCTGAATTGTCAGTTATTTTAATTTGTGCTTCTTTTTATATTAATTCAATGAGAAGATCTGTTTTAACATTTAGAGAAGCGTTGGGGATTTTTAAAGTTGACAGGTTGAGACCCTTGATTGAGTCTACTTTTGCAGTGCTTTTTTCTATTATACTATTTAATTATATTCAGTTTGAAGGAATACTATTAGGCTATTTTCTAGCTGTTCTATTAACTTCGGCATGGGTTGATCCATATGTTTTATATAAATATGGATTAAAAGAAAAACTAATAAAATATATTTTTAAATATGTGTTATATTTTACTATATTTATTGCAGCTATTTTTATATGTAAAGAAACAATTTTAAATATAAAAAATGTGACTATAGTTTCGTTTGTTATTAAAGGAGTAATAGTGACAATTATAACATCATTGCTGTATATTATACTTTTTGGTTTTACAAAAGAGAGTAAATCTATATTTAATAGAATTATTAATATGTTGAAAAGGAGATAA
- a CDS encoding glycosyltransferase family 2 protein — protein sequence MKKISIVIPVYNVEKYIYKCLNSVVQQTYSNLEIIIVNDGTKDDSMTVVEKFSKTDSRIKILNQENNGLSAARNKGLELATGEYVYFLDSDDYLEKEAISKMVFKMDEYGSQIVMFNSYIDYESYKEKYIEFNKIITLSGEDFLQTVIRKRIYKPTVWSYFYETAYLKTNEYQFQNGLIHEDEEWSIKVILGANKVTFFPEILHNYLKRMNSITSNKKRSKKSITDMLFILKLNEERVNYHVKIKKTCQDLFTRQYIDLFFQYSNNKKEYISLIKKYEINKKIKSFRSIIKYYKYKFFYRRLK from the coding sequence ATGAAAAAAATTTCAATTGTTATACCAGTTTACAATGTAGAGAAATACATCTATAAGTGTTTAAATTCAGTTGTACAACAAACTTACAGTAATTTAGAAATAATTATAGTTAACGATGGAACCAAAGATGATTCCATGACAGTTGTTGAAAAATTTTCAAAAACTGATTCGAGAATAAAAATTCTTAATCAAGAGAATAATGGTTTAAGTGCTGCAAGAAATAAAGGACTGGAACTTGCAACAGGAGAATATGTATATTTTTTAGATTCAGATGATTACTTAGAGAAGGAAGCTATTAGCAAGATGGTTTTCAAGATGGATGAATATGGATCACAAATTGTTATGTTTAATTCATATATTGATTATGAATCATATAAAGAAAAGTATATTGAGTTCAATAAAATTATAACTTTAAGTGGGGAGGATTTTCTTCAAACTGTTATAAGAAAAAGAATATATAAACCTACAGTTTGGAGTTACTTCTATGAAACAGCTTATTTAAAAACTAATGAATATCAATTCCAAAATGGATTAATACATGAAGATGAAGAATGGTCTATAAAAGTAATACTTGGCGCAAATAAAGTTACTTTTTTTCCTGAAATTTTACATAATTACTTAAAAAGAATGAACTCTATCACATCAAATAAAAAACGAAGTAAAAAATCGATTACTGACATGTTGTTTATATTAAAATTAAATGAAGAAAGAGTAAACTATCATGTAAAAATTAAAAAGACATGCCAAGATCTTTTTACACGACAATATATAGATTTATTTTTTCAGTATTCAAACAATAAAAAAGAATATATAAGTTTAATTAAGAAATACGAAATAAATAAAAAAATAAAAAGTTTTAGATCAATAATAAAATATTATAAATATAAATTTTTCTATAGAAGGCTTAAATAA